CCCACGCTGCCGGTGGAGGGCACCACCGGCTACGACGCGCTGCGCGAAATCGGCGGCGTGTTCATCGATCCCGCAGGTGAACAGGTGCTCACCGATCTCTACGACTCCGCGGGCGTCGCATACAGCTCGATGCCGGAGGTCGCCCGTCGGCTCAAGGCCGAGGCCGTCACCGACACCCTCGAGAGCGAACTCGCGCGGCTGTGTCGGGTGATCGTCGCGGCCACCGGCACCGACCACCCCGAACTGCCTGCCGCCGTGGCTACGTTGATCAGCCATATCGAGGTCTATCGCTCTGACTACCAAGCACTTTCGGCAGTGCTGCCCACTGCGATCGCCGCCGCAGTCACGGAGCGACCGGAGTTCGCCGCCCCGATGGCGGTCGTCGCATCCGCATTGGCGCTCAGCGACGAGGCCAACGTGCGGCTGCAGCAGTTGTGCGGTGCTGCGACGGCGAAATCGATGGAGGACTGCCTGTTCTACCGCGATGCGCGGCTGGTGTCGCTCAACGAGGTCGGCGGTGAGCCGCGCCGGTTCGGCGTGAGCGTCGCCGAGTTCCATCACCGCGCGGCCGTGCGGGCCAAGATGTGGCCGCACGCCATGGTGACGCTGTCGACCCACGACACCAAGCGCGGCGAGGATGTGCGCGCGCGAATCGGGGTGCTGTCGCAGGTGCCGTCGCTGTGGGCCGAGCTCGTCGGAAAGTGGACGCACGCGGCCCAGCCACCGGATGCGGCCACCGGACTGTTCCTGCTGCAGAACATGTTCGGCGTGTGGCCGGTGGGCGGCGAGATCCGGCCGTCGCTGCGGGAACGACTGCACGCGTACGCCGAGAAGGCGATCCGGGAAGCTGCGCTGCACACCAGCTGGAACGATCCGAACGAGGAGTTCGAGTCGGCGGTGCACGGCTGGATCGACACCGTGCTCGACGGTCCGATCGGCACCGAGATGACCGCACTCGTCGCCCGACTCGACCTCCATGCGCGCAGCGACGCCCTCGGCCAGAAGCTGATCTCGCTCACCGCGCCCGGTGTGCCGGACGTCTACCAGGGCACAGAACTGTGGGAGGACAGCCTGGTCGACCCGGACAACCGCCGCCCGGTCGACTACGCGGCCCGCCTCGAGGCGCTCGAGACGTTGCGGCATCCGAAGATCCGGGTGGTCGCCGCGGCGTTGCGGCTGCGGCGCGAGCGCGCGGCCAGCTTCACCGACGGCAGCTACACCCCCGTGCAGGCCGACGGCCCGGCCGCCGACCACCTGGTGGCGTTCCTGCGCGGCGACGACGTGCTGACCGCGGTGAGCCGGCACACGGTGATGCTGTCGGAAACCGGTTGGGGGGAAACGGCATTGACGCTGCCGGACGGACGGTGGACCGACCGCATCTCGGGTAGGGAGTTCGGCGGCAGCACGCTGGCGGCCGAACTGTTCGCGGATCTGCCGGTCGTCCTTTTGGAGCGGACCGATGACTGAGTTTTCGGTATGGGCGCCCATCCCCGACCGGGTCCGGCTCGACGTGGACGGCACGCTGCACGAAATGACCAGGTCCGACGACGGCTGGTGGCGCGCCGACGTCGAGGCGCCTGCCGGGGCGCGCTACGGGTTCGTGCTCGACGACGATCCGACGGTGCTGCCGGATCCGCGGTCGCCGCGCCAACCCGACGGCGTTCACGAGCGGTCGGCGCTGTGGCAGCCGGATCCCGACGCCTGGACCGACGGCGACTGGGCAGGCGGCTCGATCGAGGGCAAGGTCATCTACGAGCTGCACATCGGAACCTTCACCTCCGGCGCGACGCTCGATTCGGCGATCGAGAAGCTGGACTATCTGGTCGATCTCGGCGTCGACTTCGTCGAACTGATGCCTGTCAACGCATTCGGCGGTACGCACGGCTGGGGCTACGACGGGGTGCTGTGGTACGCCGTGCACGAACCGTACGGCGGCCCCGACGCGTTGGTGAGATTCGTCGACGCGTGCCATCGGCGCGGTCTCGGTGTGCTGATCGACGCGGTGTTCAACCATCTCGGCCCGTCGGGTAACTATCTGCCGCGGTTCGGTCCCTACCTGTCGTCGGGCAGCAATCCGTGGGGCGAGTCGATCAACATCTCCGGGCCCGAAGCCGACGAGGTGCGGCGCTACATCCTCGACTGCGCGCTGCGATGGATGCGCGACTTCCACGCCGACGGCCTGCGTCTGGACGCGGTGCACGCCCTCGTCGACACCACGGCCATTCACATTCTCGAGGAATTGGCCGCCGAAACCGACGCGCTGGCCGAGGAATTGGGCCGTCCGCTGTCACTGATCGCCGAAAGCGACCTCAACGACCCGCGGCTGATCACGCCGCGCGACCGCGGCGGTCTCGGGATGACCGCGCAGTGGGACGACGACATCCACCACGCGATCCACACCGCGGTTTCGGGTGAACGCCAGGGCTACTACTCGGATTTCGGTTCGCTCGAGGCGCTGGCGTCGACGCTGAAGCACGGATACTTCCATGCGGGCACCTACTCGTCGTTCCGGCACCGTCGACACGGGCGACCACTGGACACGGCGACCATTCCCGGTACCCGACTGCTGGCCTACACACTCACGCACGACCAGGTGGGCAACCGAGCCTGCGGCGACCGGCCGTCGCAGAACCTGACGTTCGGCCAGCTGGCGGTCAAGGCCGCGCTGGCGATCGGATCGCCCTATACCGCAATGCTTTTCATGGGCGAGGAATGGGGCTCGTCGTCGCCGTTCCAGTTCTTCACCTCACATCCGGAGCCCGAACTGGCCAGAGCGACCGCCGAGGGCCGTAAACGCGAGTTCGCCGAACACGGATGGGACGCCGACGAAATCCCGGATCCGCAGGACCCGCAGACCTACGAACGCTCCAAACTGAACTGGGATGAGATCGACGACGGTGAGCACGGCCGCCTGCGTCGCGTCTACCAGCGGCTGATCGCACTCAAACGGACCGAACCCGATCTGGCCGACCCGTGGCTGGATCACCTGCGGGTCGACTACGACGAAGATCAGCACTGGTTCGTCATGCACCGCGGAACGCTGGCGATCGCGTGCAACCTCGGTACAGACGCAGTCGACCTACCGGTCACCGGCGACGTGGTGCTGGCCTGGGACGAACCGAGGGTGGGCCCGGAATCGACCACGGTGCCCCGTCATTCGTTCGCGATTCTGCGGCGTCCTCAGAGCAGATAGCGGTACGCGGGCGAGCCCGGTTCCAGCGCCTCGACGTGAATGTCGGACGCCTGCATCCGTGCCATCAGACCGTCGAAGTCACTGGCCGAACCCAGCTCGATACCCACCAGCGCCTCGCCGGTTTCACGGTTGTTGCGCTTGACGTACTCGAACAGCGTGATGTCGTCGTTGGGGCCGAGGACCTCGTCCAGGAACCGCCGCAGCGCACCGGGTTCCTGGGGGAAGTCCACCAGGAAGTACTTCTTGAGCCCGAGGTGCACCAGCGAGCGCTCGAGCACCTCGCCGTAGCGGGACACGTCGTTGTTGCCGCCGGAGATCACGCACACCACAGTCGATCCGGGTTCGAGCTGCGCCTCCATCAGCGCCGCCACCGACAGTGCGCCCGCGGGTTCGGCGATGATGCCCTCGTTCTGGTAGAGGTCGAGCATCGCGGTGCAGACCGCGCCCTCGGCGACGGTCGTGATGGACACCATGTCCCCGGCGGCCGCCAGCGCGGCGAACGTCAGATCGCCCGCGCGGTTCACCGCCGCACCGTCGACAAACTGATCGACCTCGTCCAGGGTCACCGGCTCCCCCGCGGCCAGTGCCGCGATCATCGCCGCCGCACCCGCGGGCTCGACGCCGAGCACCGACGTGTTGGTGGTGCGTTCTGCGAGATAGGTCGTGATGCCCGCGATGCAGCCACCGCCGCCGACGGGCACGATGACCAGGTCCGGTTCGTCGTCGAGCTGGTCGAGGATCTCGGCGGCGATCGTCCCCTGCCCCGCGATCGTGCGCAGATCGTCGTACGGCGGAACCAGCGTCGCGCCCGTCCGTGCGACATCCTCCAGCGCGGCCGCCGCGGCCTCGTCATACGTGTGGCCGACCATGATCAGCTCGATGAACTCGCGACCGTGGTAGCGGATGCGGTCGCGCTTCTGCTTGGGGGTCTTGCCCGGCACGTAGACCCGGCCGTGGATACCCATCGACCGGCATGCCATCGCGAAACCCTGCGCGTGGTTACCTGCCGACGAGCACACGACGCCTGCCGCGATCTCCTCGGGCGACAGCTGCATCAGCAGGTTGTGGGCGCCACGCAGCTTGTAGGACCGCACGGCCTGCTGGTCTTCGCGCTTGAGGTAGACGTTCGCGCCGGTGACCTCCGACAACCGCTCGCTGTACTCGAGCGGGCTGCGCCGCACGACGCCGGAAATTCGCTGAGCAGCCTCATCGATGTCGGCCGCGGACAGCGGCGACGTTCTCGAGGTCTGGCTCAGTTCAGCGGTCACCGAACAATGGTGCCACCAACCCGGCCTTTTTCTTAAATGGGCCGTCGCCACGAACGGGTCAGCCGGGCCCGATTCATAGCCTGACTAGGGAAATTGATTGCCCTCAACCCGTGTTTCGGTTGCCCGAAAACTTCCTTACGAGCTATCGTCAAATCATGACCGTACGCGACCAAGTCAGCATCGCCGGGGTGCCCTGGCCGGTGTACAAGGTGCTTGCGCTCGCGGTGGCGGCCATCGTCGCAGTGATCGTCGCCGTCGCCACAGCGAGCGCCGCGCCGGCCGTGCTCGCGGCAGCTGCCGCAGGCACGGTCGTGTGGCTGGGCCTTGGCGCCTTCCACTCGCACGAGTGAACCCGTAACGACCGACAGGCCCTCCCGCCGGGAGGGCCTGTCGTATGTCTGGACTCAGCGCTGGTAAAGCGGCTCCACTGTCTCGACGTGATTCACGCCATGATGGTGGTGCAGCTGCCCGCCGGCGGGGGCCTTCACGGACGGCGCGTACGAGTACCCCGGCCCGCTCGGCGTGGTCGTAGCGGCATTGGCCATGCCCGCCATGCCAAGGGCGGCCCCTCCGACGATGCCGGCCGACATGATCGGCAGGGCGATGTAGCGGGCGATCCGGTGAGTGATGGTGGTGTTCGTCATTTCGGCTTCTCCTCGTTGAGTTGCTCTCCCGGTCGTCCCGGCGATGACTCAAGAGTGCCGTGGTCACGCCTTTCGGTCTGTCCGCTGATCGGACACCCACCGGCGGAATTCCCGCGTCCACCGATCGGGGGACCGGCTAGAGGGCCGGAGATGCCTCCACCAGTTGCTTCAGCGTGGCGAGGTCCGCGGCGACCGCTTGGGCGTCGGCGTCGAACTGCT
The nucleotide sequence above comes from Mycolicibacterium moriokaense. Encoded proteins:
- the ilvA gene encoding threonine ammonia-lyase IlvA, yielding MTAELSQTSRTSPLSAADIDEAAQRISGVVRRSPLEYSERLSEVTGANVYLKREDQQAVRSYKLRGAHNLLMQLSPEEIAAGVVCSSAGNHAQGFAMACRSMGIHGRVYVPGKTPKQKRDRIRYHGREFIELIMVGHTYDEAAAAALEDVARTGATLVPPYDDLRTIAGQGTIAAEILDQLDDEPDLVIVPVGGGGCIAGITTYLAERTTNTSVLGVEPAGAAAMIAALAAGEPVTLDEVDQFVDGAAVNRAGDLTFAALAAAGDMVSITTVAEGAVCTAMLDLYQNEGIIAEPAGALSVAALMEAQLEPGSTVVCVISGGNNDVSRYGEVLERSLVHLGLKKYFLVDFPQEPGALRRFLDEVLGPNDDITLFEYVKRNNRETGEALVGIELGSASDFDGLMARMQASDIHVEALEPGSPAYRYLL
- the treY gene encoding malto-oligosyltrehalose synthase gives rise to the protein MPIRPLSTYRLQMRGDSFTFADAENLLDYLDALGVSHLYLSPILTASQGSTHGYDVTDATTVSAELGGPEGLARLSAAARSRGIGLIVDIVPNHVGVDDPQQNHWWLDVLTHGRNSPYASYFDIDWDLDPDGRIVLPVLGDDGDEPPPSYPADSPHYRAIGWRNGICGYRRFFSITSLAGLRQEDRAVFDATHVEVARWFREGLVDGVRIDHPDGLSDPTGYLAWLRELTGPQAWIVIEKILAVDEALEPTLPVEGTTGYDALREIGGVFIDPAGEQVLTDLYDSAGVAYSSMPEVARRLKAEAVTDTLESELARLCRVIVAATGTDHPELPAAVATLISHIEVYRSDYQALSAVLPTAIAAAVTERPEFAAPMAVVASALALSDEANVRLQQLCGAATAKSMEDCLFYRDARLVSLNEVGGEPRRFGVSVAEFHHRAAVRAKMWPHAMVTLSTHDTKRGEDVRARIGVLSQVPSLWAELVGKWTHAAQPPDAATGLFLLQNMFGVWPVGGEIRPSLRERLHAYAEKAIREAALHTSWNDPNEEFESAVHGWIDTVLDGPIGTEMTALVARLDLHARSDALGQKLISLTAPGVPDVYQGTELWEDSLVDPDNRRPVDYAARLEALETLRHPKIRVVAAALRLRRERAASFTDGSYTPVQADGPAADHLVAFLRGDDVLTAVSRHTVMLSETGWGETALTLPDGRWTDRISGREFGGSTLAAELFADLPVVLLERTDD
- the treZ gene encoding malto-oligosyltrehalose trehalohydrolase gives rise to the protein MTEFSVWAPIPDRVRLDVDGTLHEMTRSDDGWWRADVEAPAGARYGFVLDDDPTVLPDPRSPRQPDGVHERSALWQPDPDAWTDGDWAGGSIEGKVIYELHIGTFTSGATLDSAIEKLDYLVDLGVDFVELMPVNAFGGTHGWGYDGVLWYAVHEPYGGPDALVRFVDACHRRGLGVLIDAVFNHLGPSGNYLPRFGPYLSSGSNPWGESINISGPEADEVRRYILDCALRWMRDFHADGLRLDAVHALVDTTAIHILEELAAETDALAEELGRPLSLIAESDLNDPRLITPRDRGGLGMTAQWDDDIHHAIHTAVSGERQGYYSDFGSLEALASTLKHGYFHAGTYSSFRHRRHGRPLDTATIPGTRLLAYTLTHDQVGNRACGDRPSQNLTFGQLAVKAALAIGSPYTAMLFMGEEWGSSSPFQFFTSHPEPELARATAEGRKREFAEHGWDADEIPDPQDPQTYERSKLNWDEIDDGEHGRLRRVYQRLIALKRTEPDLADPWLDHLRVDYDEDQHWFVMHRGTLAIACNLGTDAVDLPVTGDVVLAWDEPRVGPESTTVPRHSFAILRRPQSR